GCCGCGTGTAGCTCCCCCACTTGCAGGTCTGCGTCTCCCCGCAGTGCGGACACCGCCGCCACTCCCAGACCTTCCGACCCGCCAGCGCACGCAGCCCCTGCAGAAATGCTCGCCCACGCTCTACGATGTTCATGGACTCTGAGTCCTCGGGGTGAGTAGTGACCTCCCTATGGTCTCAGAGTCCTTCCGTTCTGTCACCCCGGCGCGTGCTCTTCACCAACACACTCCGGAACCGAGTCCTGCGCCGGGTCAGGGCCATTTCATCAGAGACGGCCGGTGGTGATGACGAGCAGGGCCGCCTCGGCTGGTCGCGCGGCATACGTGCGGAGCGCGGCAGCGATGTTGGCGGCCCCGGCGGAGCGAAGGAGGCTGATGGCCAGATTGCGGCAGGCAGCGAAGGTGTGAGCGACGGCGCCGCAGCGCATCTGGGAGCGGTCTTCATCGAAGGTGACGTCGCGCACGTGATGGAGGCGATTCTCGATCCCCCAGTGTCCCCGGGTCAGGGCCAAGAGGGCCTTGGCGTCGGCCTGCTCGGGAGCCAGACTGGTGACGAAGTAGCGGACCTCGACCTCGGTGGCGATGATTCGGCCGCGCCGGACCTGGAGGCGATGGCGCTCGACGCAGCAGAGCTGAGCCAGGTGGGGCCAGGGTGTCGCATGCGTCCCGGAGCTGCCGACGTAGGCGTTCTGCTCCGGGTCAGCCAACGCCCAGGCCAGCCGCACCTCACGCCGACCGTGGCGGGCCTTCGGCGCGGCCTCGAGGAACCAACTGAGCCGCCCCCCGCGCTCGGCCAGCTCACGCGCGAGCCAGCGCGGGGGGACCGTCACCCCGGTGGGCAAGCCGTCAGGCTGACGGTCAACCTGCATCCAGGGGGGAAAGGGCCGCTTCGGCATCGGCGAGCAGCGCGGGCTGGTTGCTGTCGATCGGGAAGAGGTAGTCGCCACGGTCGGTGACGATCTGCTCGGAGATGTCGCGCTGCGTCAGCAGCGCGTCGGCCGTGACCACCCGCCCGGCGATCGGCACCTGCTTCAGCAGCGTTTTCGCCGCCGCCAGCTCCTGCCCCTTGCCAGCCGCACGGACCTGACCCAGCACCACCCCAGAGGCGTGTGCATACGCCGCCACCAGATAGGTGCCGGGCACGCTGTCCGGCTCGTCCTCCCGCTTCGGCTGGCTGCCGCGCAGCACCTTCCCATCGATCGCGACCGCCGCGGGCACCCGCGTCCTGCCCGGCGCGGCTGGCGCATCCCCCGTGCGCTCCAGCCACGCGCCAAGCGCGGCCTCGAAGGCGACGACGTCCAACTGCTTGTACAGCCGATGGAGCGTCGCCACGCAGGGACGCCGGCCGGGCGGCAGCCCCAACGCCTCCAACAACGCGGGATCATCCTCCAGCCGGTCTCGTCCCCACTGCGCCACCGCCGACTGGCTCCGCGCACCGCACAGCAGGGCCACCACCGTCTGTTGGAGCAACGCGACCAGCGGCATCGGCTCGTGCCCAGGCCGCCACCCGTACGGCCGCCGGGGGTCCGGCACCCCGGCCAACGCCTCCGCCAGCGATCCGGCCGCCGGCGCCTCAATCACCGGCACCACCTTCCGCTTCCGAAACACCACCCCTCCACGCCACACCCCAGATGACTGCTTACACTACCTCAGTACGTCATCTGGTGAAAAGGCCCTGGGGTCGTCGGTCGCCGATCGGCC
The Actinomycetota bacterium genome window above contains:
- a CDS encoding ISAs1 family transposase; translation: MPKRPFPPWMQVDRQPDGLPTGVTVPPRWLARELAERGGRLSWFLEAAPKARHGRREVRLAWALADPEQNAYVGSSGTHATPWPHLAQLCCVERHRLQVRRGRIIATEVEVRYFVTSLAPEQADAKALLALTRGHWGIENRLHHVRDVTFDEDRSQMRCGAVAHTFAACRNLAISLLRSAGAANIAAALRTYAARPAEAALLVITTGRL
- a CDS encoding ISAs1 family transposase; amino-acid sequence: MFRKRKVVPVIEAPAAGSLAEALAGVPDPRRPYGWRPGHEPMPLVALLQQTVVALLCGARSQSAVAQWGRDRLEDDPALLEALGLPPGRRPCVATLHRLYKQLDVVAFEAALGAWLERTGDAPAAPGRTRVPAAVAIDGKVLRGSQPKREDEPDSVPGTYLVAAYAHASGVVLGQVRAAGKGQELAAAKTLLKQVPIAGRVVTADALLTQRDISEQIVTDRGDYLFPIDSNQPALLADAEAALSPLDAG